A genomic stretch from Malus domestica chromosome 15, GDT2T_hap1 includes:
- the LOC139187520 gene encoding uncharacterized protein, which yields MKSAPWSSLVFQLPRPRGCYGCSCAQFQFVVMAKGKNKSQQSSPPPPLGSEAPTPPRITSNVRQNLQLLKLWKEYQNRKSSTPKHSTRYRRKKVPKEQLPQDPDLYRDPTTTLYYTNQGWDIAVPVLLVDGYNLCGYWAKLKKHFMNGRLDVARQKLIDELVTFSMLREVKVVAVFDAMMSGLPTHKEDFNGVDVVYSGETCADAWIEKEVAALREDGCPKVWVVTSDHIQQHAAHGAGAFIWSCKALISEIKASQKEFERMLEEHRSTSFQGRLLKHNLDSEVVDALKDLRRKLSETESK from the exons ATGAAATCGGCGCCATGGTCGTCTTTAGTGTTTCAGTTGCCACGCCCACGAGGTTGCTATGGCTGTTCTTGTGCCCAGTTTCAGTTTGTTGTAATGGCCAAGGGCAAGAACAAGTCTCAACAATCATCGCCTCCTCCTCCTTTG GGGTCGGAGGCGCCAACTCCTCCGAGGATTACATCAAATGTGAGGCAGAATTTACAGCTTTTAAAGTTATGGAAG GAGTACCAAAACAGAAAGTCTAGCACACCTAAGCACTCTACTAGATACCGCCGAAAGAAGGTCCCCAAGGAACAGCTTCCCCAAGACCCTGACCTCTACCGCGATCCAACCACCACCCTCTATTA TACTAACCAGGGTTGGGACATTGCTGTGCCCGTCTTGCTTGTTGATGGATATAACCTCTGCGGTTACTGGGCCAAGCTCAAGAAGCATTTTATGAATGGGAGACTTGATGTTGCTCGCCAAAAGTTAATCGATGAACTTGTTACTTTCAGCATGCTAAGAG AGGTGAAAGTGGTAGCTGTATTCGATGCCATGATGTCTGGACTCCCCACACACAAGGAAGATTTTAATGG TGTTGATGTAGTATACTCTGGTGAAACCTGTGCTGATGCGTGGATTGAGAAAGAG GTTGCAGCCTTAAGGGAGGATGGGTGCCCTAAAGTTTGGGTTGTGACCTCTGATCATATTCAGCAGCATGCAGCACATGGAGCA GGGGCTTTCATTTGGAGTTGCAAGGCATTGATTTCAGAG ATTAAAGCATCACAGAAGGAGTTTGAAAGAATGCTTGAAGAACATAG GTCTACATCTTTTCAAGGGAGATTATTAAAACACAATCTTGATTCAGAAGTTGTTGACGCTCTGAAGGATCTTAGGAGGAAGTTGTCTGAAACTGAATCGAAGTAG
- the LOC103416341 gene encoding glutathione S-transferase zeta class-like isoform X2 produces MEVEVEVEAQAATESGDQQIKLYSYWRSSCSYRVRIALNLKGLKYEYKAVNLLKGEQFSPEFRKLNPVGYVPVLVDGDTLVADSFAILMHLEEKYPQHPLLPPDLQKRAINYQAANIVSSSIQPLQNLAVLKYLEEKVSPDEKIEWVKFHIGKGFSALEELLNNHAGKYATGDEVYMADLFLAPQVYTAIRFQLDMTQFPLLARLHEAYKKIPAFLDAIPEKQPDAPSP; encoded by the exons ATG gaggtggaggtggaggtggaggcgCAGGCGGCGACTGAAAGTGGCGATCAACAAATCAAGCTTTATTCCTACTGGAGAAGCTCTTGCTCCTACCGTGTCCGAATTGCTCTCAACTTGAAAG ggTTGAAATACGAGTACAAAGCTGTAAACCTGCTGAAGGGAGAGCAATTCAGTCCCG AGTTCAGAAAGCTGAATCCGGTCGGGTATGTGCCTGTGCTTGTGGATGGGGACACCCTTGTTGCTGACTCATTTGCCATCCTAATG CATTTAGAAGAAAAGTACCCGCAACATCCATTGTTACCGCCCGATCTTCAGAAAAGGGCTATCAATTACCAG GCTGCAAATATTGTTTCCTCAAGCATACAACCTCTACAGAATCTGGCTGTACTG AAGTACCTTGAAGAAAAAGTTAGTCCCGATGAGAAAATTGAATGGGTTAAATTTCATATTGGAAAAGGCTTTTCAG CACTTGAAGAACTGCTGAACAACCATGCAGGAAAATATGCCACTGGAGATGAAGTTTACATG GCAGATTTGTTTCTGGCACCCCAGGTTTATACAGCCATTAGGTTCCAGCTAGACATG ACTCAGTTCCCCCTTTTGGCCAGGTTGCATGAGGCATACAAAAAGATACCGGCATTCCTAGATGCTATACCAGAAAAGCAGCCGGATGCTCCTTCTCCATAG
- the LOC103416341 gene encoding glutathione S-transferase zeta class-like isoform X1, which yields MMEAQEVEVEVEAQAATESGDQQIKLYSYWRSSCSYRVRIALNLKGLKYEYKAVNLLKGEQFSPEFRKLNPVGYVPVLVDGDTLVADSFAILMHLEEKYPQHPLLPPDLQKRAINYQAANIVSSSIQPLQNLAVLKYLEEKVSPDEKIEWVKFHIGKGFSALEELLNNHAGKYATGDEVYMADLFLAPQVYTAIRFQLDMTQFPLLARLHEAYKKIPAFLDAIPEKQPDAPSP from the exons ATG ATGGAAGCacaggaggtggaggtggaggtggaggcgCAGGCGGCGACTGAAAGTGGCGATCAACAAATCAAGCTTTATTCCTACTGGAGAAGCTCTTGCTCCTACCGTGTCCGAATTGCTCTCAACTTGAAAG ggTTGAAATACGAGTACAAAGCTGTAAACCTGCTGAAGGGAGAGCAATTCAGTCCCG AGTTCAGAAAGCTGAATCCGGTCGGGTATGTGCCTGTGCTTGTGGATGGGGACACCCTTGTTGCTGACTCATTTGCCATCCTAATG CATTTAGAAGAAAAGTACCCGCAACATCCATTGTTACCGCCCGATCTTCAGAAAAGGGCTATCAATTACCAG GCTGCAAATATTGTTTCCTCAAGCATACAACCTCTACAGAATCTGGCTGTACTG AAGTACCTTGAAGAAAAAGTTAGTCCCGATGAGAAAATTGAATGGGTTAAATTTCATATTGGAAAAGGCTTTTCAG CACTTGAAGAACTGCTGAACAACCATGCAGGAAAATATGCCACTGGAGATGAAGTTTACATG GCAGATTTGTTTCTGGCACCCCAGGTTTATACAGCCATTAGGTTCCAGCTAGACATG ACTCAGTTCCCCCTTTTGGCCAGGTTGCATGAGGCATACAAAAAGATACCGGCATTCCTAGATGCTATACCAGAAAAGCAGCCGGATGCTCCTTCTCCATAG
- the LOC139192014 gene encoding uncharacterized protein, which translates to MVDNRTLRELATPYTNQQPLCFTYPNAEGGFELKSDMIHYLPKFHGFSTEDANKHLKDFHVVYSGMRPSNADEEQFKLRAFPFTLEAKAKEWLYNLPSGSMNT; encoded by the coding sequence ATGGTTGATAACCGTACTTTGAGGGAGTTGGCAACACCATATACAAATCAACAACCATTGTGCTTCACATATCCAAATGCAGAaggaggatttgagctcaagtcCGACATGATTCACTACTTGCCTAAGTTCCATGGCTTCTCAACAGAGGAtgccaacaagcatctcaaggattTTCACGTGGTATACTCGGGAATGAGACCATCAAATGCGGATGAGGAGCAATTTAAGTTGAGGGCATTCCCATTTACATTAGAAGCTAAGGCAAAGGAGTGGCTTTACAATTTACCTTCGGGATCAATGAACACATAG
- the LOC114821455 gene encoding uncharacterized protein: protein MQKRTRKDTNEQGELQTKNLEQDEASTETKKSSKATELNTKDSDKVSKEVQNSFNSGVPVPFPRRFMKSKKEQTNKAILDTFRKVQVNLPLLDAIKQVPKYAKFLKELCTNKRRFNDQENMALSEEVSAVLQRKLPLKLKDADSFTIPCVIEGKEFGRTLCDFGASINLMPYSVYESLKIGYLKETNVVIQLVDRSNRYPTDLLEDVLVQVNELIFPADFFVLEMEQDPMPTTLPLILGRSFLRTARMKIDVYDGTLTMKIGGENVKFKIFNVMRYPSDFEYCLSIDVFDNFVQDCFNEGVGQDNLEKALVHSITHGHLNYSEHSEEELIQTVAALESLSPVRGKSSSYFISLPTSNEKTPHSMIQAPKLELKPIPEQLKYAFLGEDETLPVIISSQLTVERGRN, encoded by the coding sequence ATGCAAAAGAGGACTAGAAAAGATACAAATGAGCAAGGGGAGTTACAAACCAAGAATCTAGAGCAAGATGAGGCTTCAACAGAAACTAAAAAGTCTTCCAAAGCTACAGAATTGAACACAAAAGATTCTGATAAGGTAAGTAAAGAagttcaaaattcatttaactcAGGTGTCCCTGttccttttcctcgtaggtttatgaagTCTAAGAAAGAGCAAACTAATAAGGCAATTTTGGATACTTTCCGAAAAGTCCAAGTGAACTTACCTCTTTTAGATGCCATAAAACAAGTGCCCAAGTATGCAAAGTTCCTTAAAGAGCTTTGTACGAACAAGAGGAGATTCAATGATCAAGAAAATATGGCATTAAGCGAGGAAGTGTCAGCTGTTTTACAGAGGAAGCTGCCACTGAAGTTGAAAGATGCCGAtagctttaccattccatgTGTAATCGAAGGGAAAGAGTTTGGGAGAACATTGTGTGATTTTGGTGCATCCATCAATTTGATGCCATATTCAGTGTATGAATCATTGAAAATTGGATACTTGAAGGAAACAAATGTAGTAATCCAGTTGGTAGATCGTTCAAATAGATATCCCACAGACCTATTGGAGGATGTACTTGTGCAAGTGAATGAGCTCATTTTTCCTGCTGacttttttgttcttgagatGGAACAAGACCCTATGCCTACTACACTTCCTCTTATATTGGGAAGATCATTCCTTAGAACGGCACGTATGAAGATTGATGTCTACGATGGTACCTTAACCATGAAAATTGGTGGAGAAAACGTCAAGTTCAAAATCTTCAATGTTATGAGGTACCCTAGTGATTTTGAATATTGTTTGTCTATTGATGTGTTTGACAATTTTGTGCAGGATTGTTTTAATGAAGGTGTGGGACAAGATAATTTAGAGAAGGCGTTAGTGCATAGCATTACACATGGACATCTTAATTATTCCGAGCATAGTGAAGAAGAATTAATCCAGACAGTGGCAGCCCTTGAGTCTCTTTCACCAGTCCGTGGTAAGtcttcttcctattttatttctcttcctaCTTCTAACGAAAAAACTCCTCATTctatgattcaggcacccaaatTGGAGCTTAAACCGATTCCTGAACAAttgaagtatgcatttttgggagaggatgaaacattaccagtcatcatatcatcacaactcacagtAGAAAGAGGGAGAAACTAA